A genomic region of Gadus macrocephalus chromosome 5, ASM3116895v1 contains the following coding sequences:
- the rab11fip5a gene encoding uncharacterized protein rab11fip5a isoform X2 has protein sequence MSSVNSDDEQPQRWVPTHVQVTVLRGRGLRGKGKNGTSDVYTIIQVGKEKYSTCVVEKTTSPEWKEECSFELLPGVLEEGGRGAYPPGSCDLVLTVMHRALIGLDVFLGQAVIPLDKAFQDHIYAKTEAEWVNLRSRWFRLNSKTGKKEKERGEVQATVQFTRNNLTASMYHLAMKDKGHSAFSKLKERMRGKKRSSVDDDAPAPPPPPSGGGGGGGGSLPRTRLPSDGGGEEEYEDDEGGEGRRNKMRTFFLRGKLRKSSETRSSTSLGSESSESSSRGGSLSPTAGISVVVSDLSNSPSNSSNLTADNSPEHTADTSPKLSPDDSEFGDDCHEISIAVPALYRNGGVHHAYHAPPPQPGPGEPLAPAAAAAAAAKASPLGLGLHLKPLPTSVSLQNISPREEELPRGAGSAGDGRRWSFDKPGEDEKAAIAAALEKSGPMVGDDEEEEEEERSRSAAPPGATGAARESYDRKQQQQQQQKKKKGDSGGRLGSEAAPQEKTGKGWFGSKECNSKPSARPPIAHLFSQDPDPVPGLLRQRPSPKGRAVGASDATAGGEALARLRRRPLPHPPPGEEEEEEEAAASNGRSPNPFNSGGTAAPEVECDDPFEAFVSRRLQSSDDAPAGPPQQQQQQPDPKDGPAQNSPTGSLVEFWHPDKEEPPRSPDPLKDSDVVQASPPQPADVFLDTAPEPWSDGFAQFVTAVPATNQNAGMLLSASLDSSENHDGDAVTNLANPSSNTDGLTRTTSPGALCQRCRFGHTPSIPCEGEMLKDRSDSSDPSSSGVGSLAEEDVLSSISSCSASEKWPACWGEGVEAKSVLDLGEESPEQTVVGLLKDSEDKLIDWSCPVVTDHRVEGDLIQVSDPYEKPQSMVDDLVDDDQVLVPLPLISLQHGDGPSKEPGPAHVPRSDLSSKPTNTSIPPDLELEATVSTTGGAYELQESFGDFYEPENFVKAADGDDESVAPHLLETEGTSTCPSFHTVTSFLGDGSSFLEMPFGTGSLDGQLVRQSSPKTPRLLCPKDGPAMTAPLLVFNESSLVESTLGVGDTEERLVLQNAPKPPELLDVIASRRTSPSPDRAFDDPLPGGRWLCPSPGSLLGSSLYGSADSQHYQTCLTHNSSAATSSASADSPGERRTSEDLWGSVSTLCGAESCDELSRVVFPENASAPGREGVCGAADIGVEAAEVGLFPSEETRLAKELETCFEPGLSVEDLGCHSDTPIQIGGGSVVNRNHGSDDQPAGGTQQNEAAPSEDTPPAPTETQCPSTLQRSHSEGAMATGLSGRTLTSFGSDPSVVPSLRPTGPSGPPDSARTPFLLLLLSPTSRLPAEPPAPLARCSLPSASVTASPPLPTATPGPAPEAPPPPEEAHATGVAHASDEPHVVQRPEVTQKVERPQNR, from the exons ATGTCCTCGGTAAACTCGGATGACGAACAGCCACAGAGATGGGTCCCCACGCACGTGCAGGTGACGGTGCTCAGGGGACGGGGCTTGCGGGGCAAGGGCAAGAACGGCACCAGCGACGTGTACACCATCATCCAGGTGGGCAAGGAGAAGTACTCCACCTGCGTGGTGGAGAAGACCACGTCGCCAGAGTGGAAGGAGGAGTGCTCGTTCGAGCTGCTGCCGGGGGTCCTGGAGGAAGGGGGACGGGGCGCCTACCCTCCCGGCAGCTGCGACCTGGTGCTCACGGTCATGCACCGGGCGCTGATTGGGCTGGACGTCTTCCTGGGCCAGGCGGTCATCCCCCTGGACAAGGCCTTCCAGGACCACATCTACGCGAAGACCGA GGCGGAGTGGGTCAACCTGCGCTCCCGCTGGTTCCGGCTGAACTCCAAGACGGgtaagaaggagaaggagcgggGGGAGGTGCAGGCCACGGTGCAGTTCACCCGCAACAACCTGACGGCCAGCATGTACCACCTGGCCATGAAGGACAAGGGCCACTCGGCCTTCAGCAAGCTCAAGGAGCGCATGCGCGGCAAGAAGCGCTCCTCCGTGGACGACGACGCCCcggcgcccccccctcccccgagcggcggcggcggcggcggcggagggtcGCTGCCGCGCACCCGGTTGCCTAGCGACGGcggcggggaggaggagtaCGAGGACGACGAGGGCGGAGAGGGCCGGAGGAACAAGATGAGGACGTTCTTCCTGCGCGGGAAGCTGCGGAAGTCGTCGGAGACGCGCTCCAGCACGTCGCTGGGCTCGGAGAGCAGCGAGTCGTCGTCGCGCGGCGGCAGCCTCAGCCCCACGGCGGGCATCAGCGTGGTGGTCTCCGACCTCTCCAACTcgcccagcaacagcagcaacctGACCGCCGACAACAGCCCCG agcACACGGCCGACACCTCCCCCAAGCTCTCCCCCGACGACAGCGAGTTCGGCGACGACTGCCACGAGATCAGCATCGCCGTGCCCGCCCTGTACCGCAACGGGGGGGTCCACCACGCCTACCACGCCCCGCCCCCGCAGCCCGGCCCGGGCGAACCCCTAGcgcccgcggcggcggcggcggcggcggcgaaggCGTCCCCCCTGGGCCTGGGTCTGCACCTCaagcccctccccacctccgtGTCCCTGCAGAACATCAGCCCCCGCGAGGAGGAGCTCCCCAGGGGGGCGGGGAGCGCGGGTGACGGGCGCCGCTGGTCCTTCGACAAGCCCGGCGAGGACGAGAAGGCGGCCATCGCGGCGGCGTTGGAGAAGAGCGGGCCGATGGTCGGcgacgacgaagaggaggaggaggaggagcggtcgAGGAGCGCGGCGCCGCCGGGTGCCACCGGGGCGGCGAGGGAGAGCTACGAccggaagcagcagcagcagcagcagcagaagaagaagaagggcgaCTCTGGCGGCAGGCTCGGGTCGGAGGCGGCCCCCCAGGAGAAGACCGGCAAGGGCTGGTTCGGCTCGAAGGAGTGCAACAGCAAGCCAAG CGCCCGGCCTCCCATAGCCCACCTCTTCTCCCAGGACCCCGACCCCGTCCCCGGCCTGCTGCGCCAACGTCCGTCCCCAAAGGGACGCGCGGTCGGCGCCTCGGACGCAACCGCCGGCGGAGAAGCGCTGGCTAGACTGAGACGGAGGCCCCTCCCACATCCTCCCccaggcgaggaggaggaggaggaggaggcggcggcttCGAACGGGAGGTCCCCGAACCCCTTCAACTCCGGCGGCACCGCGGCGCCGGAGGTGGAGTGCGACGATCCCTTCGAGGCGTTTGTGTCCCGCAGGCTGCAGTCGTCCGACGACGCGCCCGCTGGAccaccgcagcagcagcagcagcagccggacCCCAAGGACGGCCCGGCCCAGAACTCGCCGACAGGTTCTCTCGTGGAATTCTGGCACCCTGACAAAGAAGAACCGCCCAGGTCTCCGGATCCCCTCAAAGACTCTGACGTGGTTCAGGcatcccccccccaacccgcgGACGTCTTTTTGGATACGGCCCCGGAACCCTGGTCCGATGGGTTTGCACAGTTCGTCACCGCCGTCCCAGCGACCAATCAGAATGCCGGCATGCTGCTATCCGCCTCCCTAGATTCCTCAGAGAATCACGACGGGGATGCTGTCACTAACCTAGCTAACCCTTCCTCTAACACCGATGGTTTAACCCGCACTACTTCGCCCGGAGCCCTGTGTCAGCGTTGCCGGTTTGGACacaccccctccatcccctgTGAGGGCGAGATGCTGAAGGACCGCAGCGACTCCTCCGATCCCAGTTCGTCCGGAGTCGGGAGTTTAGCCGAGGAAGACGTCCTCTCGAGCATATCTTCTTGTTCTGCCTCGGAGAAGTGGCCCGCTTGTTGGGGCGAGGGAGTCGAGGCGAAGAGCGTCCTGGATCTCGGTGAAGAATCGCCTGAGCAGACCGTCGTCGGTCTTCTGAAAGACTCGGAGGATAAGCTCATCGACTGGTCATGTCCTGTCGTTACTGATCATAGAGTTGAGGGAGATCTAATTCAGGTAAGCGATCCGTATGAGAAACCACAGTCTATGGTCGATGATTTGGTAGATGATGATCAGGTGTTGGTCCCACTACCCCTGATCTCCTTGCAACATGGAGATGGACCGTCTAAAGAACCAGGTCCTGCTCATGTCCCACGGTCTGACCTATCGTCAAAGCCTACCAACACCTCTATTCCCCCAGACCTAGAACTAGAAGCCACGGTGTCCACAACGGGGGGAGCATATGAGCTCCAAGAATCTTTTGGGGATTTTTACGAGCCAGAAAACTTTGTTAAAGCCGCCGATGGCGACGACGAGTCTGTTGCGCCACACCTTCTGGAAACCGAAGGAACTTCCACCTGCCCTTCCTTCCACACGGTGACCTCGTTTTTGGGTGATGGATCGTCCTTCCTGGAGATGCCGTTTGGAACCGGCAGCCTGGACGGTCAGCTCGTCCGTCAGAGCTCTCCGAAGACACCCCGACTCCTCTGTCCGAAAGACGGCCCGGCGATGACCGCTCCCCTCCTGGTCTTCAACGAGTCCTCCCTCGTGGAAAGCACGCTCGGCGTCGGCGACACAGAGGAGCGGCTCGTCCTCCAGAACGCCCCAAAACCGCCGGAGCTCCTCGACGTCATCGCCAGCCGCCGGACATCGCCGTCCCCAGACCGGGCCTTTGACGACCCCCTGCCGGGCGGGCGGTGGTTGTGTCCCAGCCCGGGAAGCCTCCTCGGCAGCAGCCTGTACGGCAGCGCTGACTCCCAGCACTACCAGACGTGTCTGACTCACAACTCGTCCGCGGCGACCTCGTCGGCCTCGGCGGACTCCCCGGGGGAGCGTCGAACGTCGGAGGACCTGTGGGGCTCCGTCTCCACGCTGTGCGGCGCCGAGAGCTGTGACGAGCTCAGTCGGGTTGTCTTCCCGGAGAACGCGTCCGCTCCGGGACGAGAGGGTGTCTGTGGAGCAGCGGACATCGGCGTAGAGGCGGCGGAAGTGGGGTTGTTTCCGTCTGAAGAAACGCGTCTTGCCAAAGAATTGGAGACGTGTTTTGAACCCGGTTTAAGCGTCGAGGACCTCGGTTGCCATTCAGACACGCCGATTCAGATTGGCGGGGGTTCAGTCGTGAACCGTAACCATGGAAGTGACGACCAGCCGGCGGGAGGAACCCAGCAGAACGAGGCAGCGCCGTCGGAGGACACGCCACCCGCCCCCACGGAGACCCAATGCCCTTCCACGCTCCAACGCTCCCACTCCGAGGGCGCCATGGCGACCGGCCTCTCCGGGCGCACCCTGACCTCCTTCGGGAGCGATCCAAGCGTGGTCCCATCCCTCCGCCCGACCGGCCCCTCTGGGCCCCCTGACTCCGCCCgtacccccttcctcctcctcctcctctctcctacttcCCGTCTGCCTGCCGAACCGCCTGCTCCTTTAGCGCGCTGCTCCCTCCCTAGCGCTTCCGTCACCGCTTCGCCGCCGCTGCCAACGGCAacgcctggccccgcccccgaggCTCCGCCCCCGCCGGAGGAAGCGCATGCGACGGGTGTGGCGCATGCGAGCGACGAGCCGCATGTGGTTCAGCGGCCGGAGGTGACGCAGAAGGTGGAGCGACCGCAGAACAGGTGA
- the rab11fip5a gene encoding rab11 family-interacting protein 5 isoform X4, translated as MSSVNSDDEQPQRWVPTHVQVTVLRGRGLRGKGKNGTSDVYTIIQVGKEKYSTCVVEKTTSPEWKEECSFELLPGVLEEGGRGAYPPGSCDLVLTVMHRALIGLDVFLGQAVIPLDKAFQDHIYAKTEAEWVNLRSRWFRLNSKTGKKEKERGEVQATVQFTRNNLTASMYHLAMKDKGHSAFSKLKERMRGKKRSSVDDDAPAPPPPPSGGGGGGGGSLPRTRLPSDGGGEEEYEDDEGGEGRRNKMRTFFLRGKLRKSSETRSSTSLGSESSESSSRGGSLSPTAGISVVVSDLSNSPSNSSNLTADNSPEHTADTSPKLSPDDSEFGDDCHEISIAVPALYRNGGVHHAYHAPPPQPGPGEPLAPAAAAAAAAKASPLGLGLHLKPLPTSVSLQNISPREEELPRGAGSAGDGRRWSFDKPGEDEKAAIAAALEKSGPMVGDDEEEEEEERSRSAAPPGATGAARESYDRKQQQQQQQKKKKGDSGGRLGSEAAPQEKTGKGWFGSKECNSKPSPHPVRPLTPGSQGPEERRGPDGRSVLEKLRCTIQPGRSSQLSEAEPERRKSLTEGAGSYYHLTHNELVALLVGREADLERQKAEFERQTALLSRREVELRRLKPQVRDLENYIDTLLVRIMEQTPTLLQVGTTKFK; from the exons ATGTCCTCGGTAAACTCGGATGACGAACAGCCACAGAGATGGGTCCCCACGCACGTGCAGGTGACGGTGCTCAGGGGACGGGGCTTGCGGGGCAAGGGCAAGAACGGCACCAGCGACGTGTACACCATCATCCAGGTGGGCAAGGAGAAGTACTCCACCTGCGTGGTGGAGAAGACCACGTCGCCAGAGTGGAAGGAGGAGTGCTCGTTCGAGCTGCTGCCGGGGGTCCTGGAGGAAGGGGGACGGGGCGCCTACCCTCCCGGCAGCTGCGACCTGGTGCTCACGGTCATGCACCGGGCGCTGATTGGGCTGGACGTCTTCCTGGGCCAGGCGGTCATCCCCCTGGACAAGGCCTTCCAGGACCACATCTACGCGAAGACCGA GGCGGAGTGGGTCAACCTGCGCTCCCGCTGGTTCCGGCTGAACTCCAAGACGGgtaagaaggagaaggagcgggGGGAGGTGCAGGCCACGGTGCAGTTCACCCGCAACAACCTGACGGCCAGCATGTACCACCTGGCCATGAAGGACAAGGGCCACTCGGCCTTCAGCAAGCTCAAGGAGCGCATGCGCGGCAAGAAGCGCTCCTCCGTGGACGACGACGCCCcggcgcccccccctcccccgagcggcggcggcggcggcggcggagggtcGCTGCCGCGCACCCGGTTGCCTAGCGACGGcggcggggaggaggagtaCGAGGACGACGAGGGCGGAGAGGGCCGGAGGAACAAGATGAGGACGTTCTTCCTGCGCGGGAAGCTGCGGAAGTCGTCGGAGACGCGCTCCAGCACGTCGCTGGGCTCGGAGAGCAGCGAGTCGTCGTCGCGCGGCGGCAGCCTCAGCCCCACGGCGGGCATCAGCGTGGTGGTCTCCGACCTCTCCAACTcgcccagcaacagcagcaacctGACCGCCGACAACAGCCCCG agcACACGGCCGACACCTCCCCCAAGCTCTCCCCCGACGACAGCGAGTTCGGCGACGACTGCCACGAGATCAGCATCGCCGTGCCCGCCCTGTACCGCAACGGGGGGGTCCACCACGCCTACCACGCCCCGCCCCCGCAGCCCGGCCCGGGCGAACCCCTAGcgcccgcggcggcggcggcggcggcggcgaaggCGTCCCCCCTGGGCCTGGGTCTGCACCTCaagcccctccccacctccgtGTCCCTGCAGAACATCAGCCCCCGCGAGGAGGAGCTCCCCAGGGGGGCGGGGAGCGCGGGTGACGGGCGCCGCTGGTCCTTCGACAAGCCCGGCGAGGACGAGAAGGCGGCCATCGCGGCGGCGTTGGAGAAGAGCGGGCCGATGGTCGGcgacgacgaagaggaggaggaggaggagcggtcgAGGAGCGCGGCGCCGCCGGGTGCCACCGGGGCGGCGAGGGAGAGCTACGAccggaagcagcagcagcagcagcagcagaagaagaagaagggcgaCTCTGGCGGCAGGCTCGGGTCGGAGGCGGCCCCCCAGGAGAAGACCGGCAAGGGCTGGTTCGGCTCGAAGGAGTGCAACAGCAAGCCAAG cccccaccccgtgcgacccctgaccccgggcTCCCAGGGgccggaggagaggaggggcccCGATGGACGCTCGGTGCTGGAGAAGCTGCGCTGCACCATCCAGCCCGGCCGCAGCAGCCAGCTCAGCGAGGCGGAGCCCGAGAGGAGGAAG TCCCTGACGGAGGGGGCGGGCTCTTACTACCACCTGACCCACAACGAACTGGTGGCGCTGCTGGTGGGGCGGGAGGCGGATCTTGAGAGACAGAAGGCGGAGTTTGAGCGGCAGACGGCACTGCTGTCGCGGCGCGAGGTGGAGCTGCGGCGGCTGAAGCCGCAGGTTCGAGACCTGGAGAACTACATAGACACTCTGCTGGTCCGCATCATGGAGCAGACGCCCACGCTCCTGCAGGTCGGCACAACCAAGTTCAAGTGa
- the rab11fip5a gene encoding uncharacterized protein rab11fip5a isoform X1, with protein sequence MSSVNSDDEQPQRWVPTHVQVTVLRGRGLRGKGKNGTSDVYTIIQVGKEKYSTCVVEKTTSPEWKEECSFELLPGVLEEGGRGAYPPGSCDLVLTVMHRALIGLDVFLGQAVIPLDKAFQDHIYAKTEAEWVNLRSRWFRLNSKTGKKEKERGEVQATVQFTRNNLTASMYHLAMKDKGHSAFSKLKERMRGKKRSSVDDDAPAPPPPPSGGGGGGGGSLPRTRLPSDGGGEEEYEDDEGGEGRRNKMRTFFLRGKLRKSSETRSSTSLGSESSESSSRGGSLSPTAGISVVVSDLSNSPSNSSNLTADNSPEHTADTSPKLSPDDSEFGDDCHEISIAVPALYRNGGVHHAYHAPPPQPGPGEPLAPAAAAAAAAKASPLGLGLHLKPLPTSVSLQNISPREEELPRGAGSAGDGRRWSFDKPGEDEKAAIAAALEKSGPMVGDDEEEEEEERSRSAAPPGATGAARESYDRKQQQQQQQKKKKGDSGGRLGSEAAPQEKTGKGWFGSKECNSKPSPRVSPKLGPIPESHSPPLPSVPPPSQHPSWCSWAPPAPPESTPPGSPLHPTNPFCHSQCSPPPTPMSPSNPFFSALQQNPASGAALSDPPLTPRAPPLPYLSSARPPIAHLFSQDPDPVPGLLRQRPSPKGRAVGASDATAGGEALARLRRRPLPHPPPGEEEEEEEAAASNGRSPNPFNSGGTAAPEVECDDPFEAFVSRRLQSSDDAPAGPPQQQQQQPDPKDGPAQNSPTGSLVEFWHPDKEEPPRSPDPLKDSDVVQASPPQPADVFLDTAPEPWSDGFAQFVTAVPATNQNAGMLLSASLDSSENHDGDAVTNLANPSSNTDGLTRTTSPGALCQRCRFGHTPSIPCEGEMLKDRSDSSDPSSSGVGSLAEEDVLSSISSCSASEKWPACWGEGVEAKSVLDLGEESPEQTVVGLLKDSEDKLIDWSCPVVTDHRVEGDLIQVSDPYEKPQSMVDDLVDDDQVLVPLPLISLQHGDGPSKEPGPAHVPRSDLSSKPTNTSIPPDLELEATVSTTGGAYELQESFGDFYEPENFVKAADGDDESVAPHLLETEGTSTCPSFHTVTSFLGDGSSFLEMPFGTGSLDGQLVRQSSPKTPRLLCPKDGPAMTAPLLVFNESSLVESTLGVGDTEERLVLQNAPKPPELLDVIASRRTSPSPDRAFDDPLPGGRWLCPSPGSLLGSSLYGSADSQHYQTCLTHNSSAATSSASADSPGERRTSEDLWGSVSTLCGAESCDELSRVVFPENASAPGREGVCGAADIGVEAAEVGLFPSEETRLAKELETCFEPGLSVEDLGCHSDTPIQIGGGSVVNRNHGSDDQPAGGTQQNEAAPSEDTPPAPTETQCPSTLQRSHSEGAMATGLSGRTLTSFGSDPSVVPSLRPTGPSGPPDSARTPFLLLLLSPTSRLPAEPPAPLARCSLPSASVTASPPLPTATPGPAPEAPPPPEEAHATGVAHASDEPHVVQRPEVTQKVERPQNR encoded by the exons ATGTCCTCGGTAAACTCGGATGACGAACAGCCACAGAGATGGGTCCCCACGCACGTGCAGGTGACGGTGCTCAGGGGACGGGGCTTGCGGGGCAAGGGCAAGAACGGCACCAGCGACGTGTACACCATCATCCAGGTGGGCAAGGAGAAGTACTCCACCTGCGTGGTGGAGAAGACCACGTCGCCAGAGTGGAAGGAGGAGTGCTCGTTCGAGCTGCTGCCGGGGGTCCTGGAGGAAGGGGGACGGGGCGCCTACCCTCCCGGCAGCTGCGACCTGGTGCTCACGGTCATGCACCGGGCGCTGATTGGGCTGGACGTCTTCCTGGGCCAGGCGGTCATCCCCCTGGACAAGGCCTTCCAGGACCACATCTACGCGAAGACCGA GGCGGAGTGGGTCAACCTGCGCTCCCGCTGGTTCCGGCTGAACTCCAAGACGGgtaagaaggagaaggagcgggGGGAGGTGCAGGCCACGGTGCAGTTCACCCGCAACAACCTGACGGCCAGCATGTACCACCTGGCCATGAAGGACAAGGGCCACTCGGCCTTCAGCAAGCTCAAGGAGCGCATGCGCGGCAAGAAGCGCTCCTCCGTGGACGACGACGCCCcggcgcccccccctcccccgagcggcggcggcggcggcggcggagggtcGCTGCCGCGCACCCGGTTGCCTAGCGACGGcggcggggaggaggagtaCGAGGACGACGAGGGCGGAGAGGGCCGGAGGAACAAGATGAGGACGTTCTTCCTGCGCGGGAAGCTGCGGAAGTCGTCGGAGACGCGCTCCAGCACGTCGCTGGGCTCGGAGAGCAGCGAGTCGTCGTCGCGCGGCGGCAGCCTCAGCCCCACGGCGGGCATCAGCGTGGTGGTCTCCGACCTCTCCAACTcgcccagcaacagcagcaacctGACCGCCGACAACAGCCCCG agcACACGGCCGACACCTCCCCCAAGCTCTCCCCCGACGACAGCGAGTTCGGCGACGACTGCCACGAGATCAGCATCGCCGTGCCCGCCCTGTACCGCAACGGGGGGGTCCACCACGCCTACCACGCCCCGCCCCCGCAGCCCGGCCCGGGCGAACCCCTAGcgcccgcggcggcggcggcggcggcggcgaaggCGTCCCCCCTGGGCCTGGGTCTGCACCTCaagcccctccccacctccgtGTCCCTGCAGAACATCAGCCCCCGCGAGGAGGAGCTCCCCAGGGGGGCGGGGAGCGCGGGTGACGGGCGCCGCTGGTCCTTCGACAAGCCCGGCGAGGACGAGAAGGCGGCCATCGCGGCGGCGTTGGAGAAGAGCGGGCCGATGGTCGGcgacgacgaagaggaggaggaggaggagcggtcgAGGAGCGCGGCGCCGCCGGGTGCCACCGGGGCGGCGAGGGAGAGCTACGAccggaagcagcagcagcagcagcagcagaagaagaagaagggcgaCTCTGGCGGCAGGCTCGGGTCGGAGGCGGCCCCCCAGGAGAAGACCGGCAAGGGCTGGTTCGGCTCGAAGGAGTGCAACAGCAAGCCAAG CCCCCGGGTGTCCCCTAAGCTAGGGCCCATCCCCGAGTCCCACTCCCCACCACTACCGTCGGTGCCCCCCCCGTCCCAACACCCTTCCTGGTGCTCCTGGGCTCCTCCTGCACCCCCAGAATCAACCCCCCCGGGCTCCCCACTGCACCCCACTAACCCCTTCTGCCACTCCCAGTGCAGCCCGCCACCAACTCCCATGTCACCCAGTAACCCCTTCTTCTCCGCACTCCAGCAAAACCCCGCCTCCGGGGCGGCGCTCTCCGACCCGCCTCTAACGCCCCGGGCTCCGCCTCTGCCTTACCTCTCCAGCGCCCGGCCTCCCATAGCCCACCTCTTCTCCCAGGACCCCGACCCCGTCCCCGGCCTGCTGCGCCAACGTCCGTCCCCAAAGGGACGCGCGGTCGGCGCCTCGGACGCAACCGCCGGCGGAGAAGCGCTGGCTAGACTGAGACGGAGGCCCCTCCCACATCCTCCCccaggcgaggaggaggaggaggaggaggcggcggcttCGAACGGGAGGTCCCCGAACCCCTTCAACTCCGGCGGCACCGCGGCGCCGGAGGTGGAGTGCGACGATCCCTTCGAGGCGTTTGTGTCCCGCAGGCTGCAGTCGTCCGACGACGCGCCCGCTGGAccaccgcagcagcagcagcagcagccggacCCCAAGGACGGCCCGGCCCAGAACTCGCCGACAGGTTCTCTCGTGGAATTCTGGCACCCTGACAAAGAAGAACCGCCCAGGTCTCCGGATCCCCTCAAAGACTCTGACGTGGTTCAGGcatcccccccccaacccgcgGACGTCTTTTTGGATACGGCCCCGGAACCCTGGTCCGATGGGTTTGCACAGTTCGTCACCGCCGTCCCAGCGACCAATCAGAATGCCGGCATGCTGCTATCCGCCTCCCTAGATTCCTCAGAGAATCACGACGGGGATGCTGTCACTAACCTAGCTAACCCTTCCTCTAACACCGATGGTTTAACCCGCACTACTTCGCCCGGAGCCCTGTGTCAGCGTTGCCGGTTTGGACacaccccctccatcccctgTGAGGGCGAGATGCTGAAGGACCGCAGCGACTCCTCCGATCCCAGTTCGTCCGGAGTCGGGAGTTTAGCCGAGGAAGACGTCCTCTCGAGCATATCTTCTTGTTCTGCCTCGGAGAAGTGGCCCGCTTGTTGGGGCGAGGGAGTCGAGGCGAAGAGCGTCCTGGATCTCGGTGAAGAATCGCCTGAGCAGACCGTCGTCGGTCTTCTGAAAGACTCGGAGGATAAGCTCATCGACTGGTCATGTCCTGTCGTTACTGATCATAGAGTTGAGGGAGATCTAATTCAGGTAAGCGATCCGTATGAGAAACCACAGTCTATGGTCGATGATTTGGTAGATGATGATCAGGTGTTGGTCCCACTACCCCTGATCTCCTTGCAACATGGAGATGGACCGTCTAAAGAACCAGGTCCTGCTCATGTCCCACGGTCTGACCTATCGTCAAAGCCTACCAACACCTCTATTCCCCCAGACCTAGAACTAGAAGCCACGGTGTCCACAACGGGGGGAGCATATGAGCTCCAAGAATCTTTTGGGGATTTTTACGAGCCAGAAAACTTTGTTAAAGCCGCCGATGGCGACGACGAGTCTGTTGCGCCACACCTTCTGGAAACCGAAGGAACTTCCACCTGCCCTTCCTTCCACACGGTGACCTCGTTTTTGGGTGATGGATCGTCCTTCCTGGAGATGCCGTTTGGAACCGGCAGCCTGGACGGTCAGCTCGTCCGTCAGAGCTCTCCGAAGACACCCCGACTCCTCTGTCCGAAAGACGGCCCGGCGATGACCGCTCCCCTCCTGGTCTTCAACGAGTCCTCCCTCGTGGAAAGCACGCTCGGCGTCGGCGACACAGAGGAGCGGCTCGTCCTCCAGAACGCCCCAAAACCGCCGGAGCTCCTCGACGTCATCGCCAGCCGCCGGACATCGCCGTCCCCAGACCGGGCCTTTGACGACCCCCTGCCGGGCGGGCGGTGGTTGTGTCCCAGCCCGGGAAGCCTCCTCGGCAGCAGCCTGTACGGCAGCGCTGACTCCCAGCACTACCAGACGTGTCTGACTCACAACTCGTCCGCGGCGACCTCGTCGGCCTCGGCGGACTCCCCGGGGGAGCGTCGAACGTCGGAGGACCTGTGGGGCTCCGTCTCCACGCTGTGCGGCGCCGAGAGCTGTGACGAGCTCAGTCGGGTTGTCTTCCCGGAGAACGCGTCCGCTCCGGGACGAGAGGGTGTCTGTGGAGCAGCGGACATCGGCGTAGAGGCGGCGGAAGTGGGGTTGTTTCCGTCTGAAGAAACGCGTCTTGCCAAAGAATTGGAGACGTGTTTTGAACCCGGTTTAAGCGTCGAGGACCTCGGTTGCCATTCAGACACGCCGATTCAGATTGGCGGGGGTTCAGTCGTGAACCGTAACCATGGAAGTGACGACCAGCCGGCGGGAGGAACCCAGCAGAACGAGGCAGCGCCGTCGGAGGACACGCCACCCGCCCCCACGGAGACCCAATGCCCTTCCACGCTCCAACGCTCCCACTCCGAGGGCGCCATGGCGACCGGCCTCTCCGGGCGCACCCTGACCTCCTTCGGGAGCGATCCAAGCGTGGTCCCATCCCTCCGCCCGACCGGCCCCTCTGGGCCCCCTGACTCCGCCCgtacccccttcctcctcctcctcctctctcctacttcCCGTCTGCCTGCCGAACCGCCTGCTCCTTTAGCGCGCTGCTCCCTCCCTAGCGCTTCCGTCACCGCTTCGCCGCCGCTGCCAACGGCAacgcctggccccgcccccgaggCTCCGCCCCCGCCGGAGGAAGCGCATGCGACGGGTGTGGCGCATGCGAGCGACGAGCCGCATGTGGTTCAGCGGCCGGAGGTGACGCAGAAGGTGGAGCGACCGCAGAACAGGTGA